The uncultured Methanomethylovorans sp. genome contains a region encoding:
- a CDS encoding DUF2206 domain-containing protein, whose translation MPFKIGGKNLLLGIISILFVADISIILDIPLFRQIFGILLITILPGALLYKLLNLPPMSFLEKFVLIVGLSIAVLMGIGFVTNLLYPFMGIPTPLLTSILLLNVNVIIIDLSFISYRFGNLMYYFNISNFHPDKRSIKTGLFLLLILTMSILGALITRFYKNTILSLTCITLITIFIILVDYDNIIPEKCYAYSIFVIAFSLLLGRALVSPYLFGSDIQYEYYFAQHVQNNSYWNLFNVGNLNSMLSVNILPIAFSNLVDISFIWMYKIFFSFLYALVPVGLYYMYNTQIGSKKSFYSCIFFISFFSFFTVMLWLPRQEIAELYLALLMIVITNKKFSEFQQLALLIIFTWSLIVSHYGTTYIYLLYLTFVWIGTRIFRLKNATTKIQIVVISYLMSFSWFISIANASIFYSAVDIITKMTDTIFNDLVSSNSIDADISRGVGIGIMDLPIWHTLGNLWISGCQAVIVIGFLYTLIKYKEMKYNKEFFLFSIVSMVLLIACMVVPHFASSLNMNRIYPIILIWLAPLFLQGIETILLIISHLYKNPILKLDTTKYCMTLLILIPYLLFNSGFIYEITDNPANINVNIFSKNEIDPACYSNWTRFVVSPIYEQNVVSCKWIGKYRIGQKDVYTDTSRQSEISGYGLIAPGKVHILNTNEPPNEEYIYFGLQNVKGNVFLAEDPKQAHSTLYYDMPTVYNAIGMKNKIYTNDGAEFYS comes from the coding sequence ATGCCTTTTAAAATCGGTGGAAAGAACTTACTCTTAGGTATAATTTCCATTCTTTTCGTAGCAGATATATCAATTATATTGGATATTCCACTATTCAGACAGATATTTGGAATACTGCTTATTACAATTCTTCCAGGAGCCCTATTATACAAATTGCTGAACCTGCCTCCAATGAGTTTTTTAGAAAAATTTGTTCTTATTGTGGGTCTTAGTATTGCAGTGTTGATGGGTATTGGATTTGTAACTAATTTGTTATATCCATTCATGGGAATCCCAACTCCTTTATTAACGTCTATTTTACTATTGAATGTAAATGTTATTATTATTGATCTTTCTTTTATATCGTACAGATTTGGAAATTTAATGTACTATTTCAATATTAGTAACTTTCATCCGGATAAGAGATCGATTAAAACTGGTCTTTTTTTGTTACTAATTTTAACTATGAGTATACTCGGAGCTTTGATTACTCGTTTCTATAAGAATACAATATTATCGTTGACTTGTATCACGTTAATAACGATTTTTATAATATTAGTTGATTATGATAATATTATCCCTGAAAAATGCTATGCTTATTCAATATTTGTTATCGCCTTTTCTCTTCTTCTTGGCAGAGCACTTGTATCCCCATATCTTTTTGGTTCAGATATACAATATGAGTACTACTTTGCTCAGCATGTACAGAATAATTCATATTGGAATCTTTTTAATGTTGGAAATTTAAATTCTATGCTTAGTGTAAACATACTTCCAATTGCGTTTTCGAACTTAGTGGATATCAGTTTCATTTGGATGTATAAAATATTTTTTTCATTCCTTTATGCACTTGTGCCTGTTGGCTTATACTACATGTATAATACGCAAATTGGATCTAAAAAGTCATTTTACTCATGCATCTTCTTTATTTCTTTTTTTTCATTCTTTACAGTAATGCTTTGGCTTCCAAGGCAAGAAATTGCAGAATTATATCTTGCCTTATTAATGATCGTAATAACAAATAAAAAATTTTCTGAATTTCAACAATTGGCATTACTGATAATATTTACCTGGTCCCTTATTGTTTCCCATTATGGGACAACATATATATATTTACTCTATTTGACATTTGTGTGGATTGGAACACGTATTTTTAGATTAAAAAATGCAACAACCAAAATTCAAATAGTAGTAATTAGTTATCTGATGTCATTCTCTTGGTTCATCAGTATCGCTAATGCAAGCATATTCTACTCTGCAGTTGACATAATTACAAAAATGACTGATACTATATTTAACGACCTCGTATCCTCTAATTCAATTGATGCTGATATATCCAGAGGAGTAGGGATTGGAATTATGGATTTACCAATTTGGCATACACTTGGAAATCTATGGATCAGTGGTTGCCAGGCGGTTATTGTAATCGGTTTTTTGTACACATTAATAAAGTACAAAGAAATGAAATATAATAAAGAGTTTTTCTTATTTTCTATAGTAAGTATGGTTCTATTAATTGCCTGTATGGTAGTTCCTCATTTTGCCAGCAGCCTTAATATGAATAGAATATACCCAATTATTTTAATTTGGCTTGCACCCCTATTTTTGCAAGGAATAGAAACAATTCTCCTAATAATATCACATTTATACAAAAATCCCATACTAAAATTAGATACTACAAAATATTGCATGACTTTGTTGATATTAATACCATATTTACTATTCAATAGTGGTTTTATTTATGAAATAACTGACAATCCAGCCAATATAAATGTTAATATATTCTCAAAAAATGAAATTGATCCAGCATGCTATTCAAATTGGACTCGTTTTGTAGTATCCCCAATATACGAACAAAATGTAGTCAGCTGTAAATGGATAGGAAAATATAGAATTGGGCAAAAGGACGTATATACTGATACTTCCAGGCAATCTGAGATTTCAGGATATGGGCTTATTGCTCCAGGCAAGGTACATATTCTTAACACAAATGAACCTCCAAATGAGGAGTATATTTATTTTGGACTGCAGAATGTAAAGGGAAATGTATTCCTGGCTGAAGACCCAAAGCAAGCTCATAGCACACTATATTATGATATGCCAACGGTCTATAATGCTATTGGTATGAAAAATAAAATATATACAAATGATGGCGCTGAGTTTTACTCATGA
- a CDS encoding glycosyltransferase, with amino-acid sequence MTVCSTDNTQNLVRKYPVKLILNEKKNVAAARNLGVKEAKGEYIAFTDGDCRADKSWLSTLVNEMLNAPENVACIGGPNLIFNTDSLFCPCSRPYPGDFFRIRRLCTVK; translated from the coding sequence TTGACGGTATGTTCTACGGATAATACTCAAAACCTTGTCAGAAAGTATCCTGTTAAGCTTATTCTGAATGAAAAAAAGAATGTAGCTGCTGCGAGGAATCTTGGAGTTAAAGAGGCAAAAGGAGAATATATCGCATTTACAGATGGAGACTGCCGAGCAGATAAATCTTGGCTTAGCACGTTAGTCAATGAAATGCTAAATGCTCCAGAAAATGTTGCATGCATTGGTGGTCCGAACTTAATATTTAACACAGACTCATTGTTTTGCCCGTGTAGTAGGCCATACCCAGGAGACTTTTTTAGGATCAGGAGGCTCTGCACAGTCAAGTAA
- a CDS encoding glycosyltransferase family 4 protein: MPSYTEGLPNLMLEAMACGTPVVATSVGSIPDFIKDAESGFIMENNSPDCIAKNVINALEQADLEKVSEKARIVIEQNFTFEKAVERYENIINNI; this comes from the coding sequence ATACCTTCGTATACAGAAGGACTGCCAAACCTTATGCTTGAAGCTATGGCCTGTGGAACTCCCGTAGTTGCCACATCTGTTGGATCTATACCCGATTTTATAAAAGATGCAGAAAGCGGATTTATAATGGAAAACAATTCCCCCGATTGCATTGCTAAAAATGTAATTAATGCACTTGAGCAAGCAGATCTAGAAAAGGTTAGTGAGAAGGCAAGAATAGTTATAGAGCAGAATTTTACTTTCGAAAAAGCCGTTGAGAGATACGAGAATATAATAAACAATATCTAA
- the ilvN gene encoding acetolactate synthase small subunit, translating to MKHTLAVLVENRYGVLSRVAGLFARRGYNIDSLAVGVTEDPTISRMTIVVRGDDLVLEQVTKQLNKLIDVIRVTDLGSEDTVERELALIKVNADVNNRSEIMQIADIFRAKIIDVASKSMVIEVTGDENKIKAIEQLLKPFGIKELVRTGKIALRRGPKSV from the coding sequence ATGAAGCATACGCTTGCAGTCCTGGTGGAGAACAGGTATGGTGTACTCTCGCGGGTTGCCGGTTTGTTTGCCCGCAGAGGTTATAACATAGACAGCCTGGCTGTGGGAGTAACTGAGGATCCCACAATATCCCGTATGACAATTGTCGTACGTGGTGATGACCTTGTTTTGGAACAGGTCACAAAACAGCTAAATAAATTAATTGATGTCATCAGAGTAACAGACCTTGGATCCGAGGACACTGTGGAAAGGGAACTTGCTCTTATTAAGGTCAATGCAGATGTTAACAATCGTTCTGAGATCATGCAAATAGCAGATATCTTCAGAGCAAAGATCATCGATGTTGCGAGCAAGTCCATGGTGATAGAGGTAACGGGTGACGAGAACAAAATTAAGGCAATTGAACAGTTGCTTAAACCCTTTGGGATAAAAGAACTGGTGCGTACAGGTAAAATTGCCTTGCGCAGAGGCCCCAAGAGTGTATAA
- the ilvC gene encoding ketol-acid reductoisomerase, translating to MADMYYDKDADLGILKGKKIAVMGYGSQGHAQAQNLHDSGLDVIVGLRKGSKRWQQAEEDGLKVMTVKEAAKAADIIQILLPDETQSQVFYEEIEPGLEPGNALVFSHGFNIHYNQIVPKKDIDVYMVAPKSPGHLVRRTYKEGHGVPGLIAVYQDASGMAKQLAMAHAKGVGCTRAGVFETTFREETETDLFGEQVDLCGGVSSLIKTAFEVLIEAGYQPEIAYFETTHELKLIVDLIHEGGLEKMWYSVSNTAEYGGLTVGPKVINELSREAMYEALERIQNGQFAKEFVLEGKANRPVLTAMERQDREHPVEEVGRRLRSMMPWLNSGLNEK from the coding sequence ATGGCAGATATGTACTATGATAAAGATGCAGACCTTGGAATTCTGAAAGGCAAGAAGATAGCAGTGATGGGATATGGCAGTCAGGGGCATGCTCAGGCCCAGAATCTGCACGATTCCGGACTTGATGTGATTGTAGGTCTGCGCAAGGGCAGCAAACGCTGGCAACAGGCGGAAGAGGATGGACTTAAGGTCATGACTGTAAAAGAAGCAGCTAAAGCAGCTGATATAATCCAGATCCTTTTGCCTGATGAAACTCAGTCTCAGGTATTCTACGAGGAGATAGAGCCAGGACTTGAACCAGGTAATGCTCTTGTGTTCTCTCATGGTTTTAATATTCATTATAATCAGATTGTGCCCAAAAAAGACATTGATGTATACATGGTTGCACCCAAAAGCCCTGGCCACCTTGTGCGCAGGACCTATAAAGAAGGTCATGGAGTTCCAGGTCTTATTGCCGTTTATCAGGATGCTAGCGGTATGGCAAAACAGTTAGCTATGGCGCATGCAAAAGGTGTAGGTTGTACTCGTGCAGGAGTATTTGAAACTACTTTCCGTGAGGAAACAGAGACTGATCTTTTCGGTGAGCAAGTAGATCTGTGCGGTGGTGTGTCTTCTCTGATCAAAACAGCATTTGAAGTGCTTATTGAAGCCGGTTACCAACCAGAAATTGCGTATTTTGAGACCACGCATGAACTGAAGCTCATTGTAGACCTCATCCACGAAGGTGGTCTTGAGAAGATGTGGTATTCCGTATCCAATACTGCAGAATATGGTGGTCTGACAGTTGGACCTAAGGTCATTAATGAATTGTCCAGAGAAGCTATGTATGAAGCTTTGGAACGTATCCAGAACGGACAGTTTGCAAAAGAGTTCGTGCTTGAAGGCAAGGCCAACAGGCCAGTACTAACAGCTATGGAGCGTCAGGACCGTGAACACCCCGTTGAAGAGGTGGGCCGCAGGTTGCGCTCAATGATGCCCTGGCTTAACAGCGGGCTTAATGAAAAGTAA
- a CDS encoding (R)-citramalate synthase: MENIRFLDTTLRDGEQTPGVALTKEDKLAIARKLDELGVHIIEAGSAITSEGEREAIRAIAAEGLDADICSYCRIMQQDIDYALACDVDSIHLVAPVSDLHISVKLKKDREAVTQMAIETTEYAKEHGLIVELSGEDASRADIGFLKSIYQAGIEAGAERLCFCDTVGMLIPEKTEAIFSDLTSSVKAPVSIHCHDDFGLGTANTIAALRAGAKQAHVTINGIGERAGNTSLEEVVMILEWLYKYDTGIKTTELFKTSRLVSRLTGIPVAPNKSLVGGNAFSHEAGIHVHGLLADTSTYEPISPEILGRKRKIVMGKHAGRSSVSLAIKEMGYDVQDAHLNEILKRVKELGDFGKHVTDADLQSIAETVLNIQCNSRVKLEDFTVVSGNRVTPTASVKLKVDGEEVVQAGIGDGPVDATIQCIKKAVAGVGDIQLEEYHVDAITGGTDALVEVIVKLSKDGRMITSRGARTDIIMASVEAMLNGINRLIQTESQSKIKDM, from the coding sequence TTGGAAAATATCCGGTTTTTGGACACAACTCTTAGAGATGGTGAACAGACGCCCGGTGTGGCACTTACTAAAGAAGACAAACTAGCCATTGCACGCAAACTCGATGAGCTAGGAGTGCACATCATCGAGGCCGGTTCAGCCATTACTTCCGAAGGAGAAAGGGAAGCTATTCGCGCTATTGCAGCTGAAGGTTTAGACGCTGATATTTGCAGCTACTGCAGGATCATGCAACAAGATATCGACTATGCGCTTGCATGTGATGTAGATTCCATTCACCTTGTAGCTCCTGTCTCCGATCTGCACATTAGTGTTAAACTCAAAAAGGACAGGGAAGCAGTAACACAAATGGCTATCGAGACCACAGAATACGCTAAAGAACATGGGCTTATAGTAGAGCTTAGTGGAGAGGATGCTTCCAGAGCGGATATAGGTTTCCTTAAGTCCATATATCAGGCTGGTATTGAAGCTGGTGCAGAGAGGCTTTGTTTCTGTGACACTGTAGGCATGCTGATACCTGAGAAGACAGAAGCCATATTCAGCGATCTCACCTCATCCGTAAAGGCACCTGTGAGCATACACTGTCATGATGACTTTGGTCTTGGAACGGCAAATACCATTGCTGCACTTAGAGCAGGTGCCAAGCAGGCACATGTGACCATCAACGGCATAGGGGAAAGGGCAGGCAATACATCCCTTGAAGAAGTGGTAATGATACTTGAGTGGTTGTACAAATATGATACTGGAATTAAAACGACTGAACTTTTCAAGACCTCAAGGCTTGTAAGCCGTCTTACGGGTATACCTGTAGCTCCAAATAAATCTCTTGTGGGAGGTAACGCTTTTTCACATGAGGCAGGCATCCATGTGCATGGTCTTTTGGCAGATACATCAACCTATGAACCAATAAGCCCGGAAATACTCGGACGTAAACGTAAGATCGTAATGGGTAAGCATGCAGGTAGAAGTTCTGTATCCCTGGCCATAAAAGAAATGGGGTATGATGTTCAGGATGCACATCTTAACGAGATCCTAAAGAGGGTAAAAGAACTGGGTGACTTCGGTAAACACGTTACTGATGCAGACCTGCAGTCAATTGCCGAAACCGTCCTGAACATTCAGTGTAATTCCAGGGTTAAACTTGAAGATTTCACTGTAGTGTCTGGTAACAGAGTAACCCCAACAGCTTCGGTCAAACTGAAAGTTGATGGCGAGGAAGTGGTTCAGGCAGGTATCGGTGATGGGCCAGTGGACGCTACCATCCAGTGTATTAAGAAAGCAGTTGCCGGAGTGGGTGATATCCAGCTTGAGGAATACCATGTAGATGCTATTACAGGAGGTACTGACGCTCTTGTAGAAGTAATTGTGAAACTTTCAAAGGATGGAAGAATGATAACCTCCAGGGGAGCACGTACTGACATCATCATGGCTTCCGTAGAAGCAATGCTTAATGGTATCAACCGCTTGATACAGACGGAATCACAGAGTAAAATAAAGGATATGTAA
- a CDS encoding acetolactate synthase large subunit, which yields MTEQPEKMTGARAIIECLYREGVDTIFGYPGGQVLPIYDALYDSKIRHVLVRHEQSAAHAADGYARATGKVGVCLATSGPGATNLVTGIATAYMDSIPIVALTGQVPLPMIGNDAFQEANITGITLPITKHNYLLQDANDIPRIMKEAFHIASTGRPGPVLIDIPKDLTTELIDFYYPEKVKLRSYNPTYEGNIQQIKKAAEEISKSYKPVIYAGGGVISSNASEYLRALAEKVQVPVTTTLTAMGAFPVDHPLFIGMLGMHGTKYANYAIQESDLVIAVGARFDDRVTGKIKSFAANAKIIHIDVDPAEISKNVRVDIPIVGNAKKVLEDLLKYVDKAPTDEWLKRIAHWKKSYPLHYIDGSGAIKPQYVIEQIHDACKNAIIVTEVGQHQMWAAQYFKFSEPRTFISSGGLGTMGFGFPAALGVKMGKPDRVVFDISGDGSFQMSSQELATAVQENIPVIIAIFNNGYLGMVRQWQELFFDKRYSYTCIRDSVDFVKLAEAYGALGLRVKQPFEVRPAIEQAIASGRPTLIDFWIECEENVSPMVPAGAAINEILDLERKK from the coding sequence ATGACAGAACAACCAGAGAAGATGACAGGTGCAAGGGCCATCATCGAGTGTCTGTATAGGGAAGGCGTAGATACGATATTCGGATATCCTGGAGGTCAGGTGCTTCCCATTTATGATGCACTTTATGACTCAAAGATACGCCATGTGCTTGTACGCCATGAACAATCGGCTGCCCATGCTGCAGATGGGTATGCAAGAGCTACAGGTAAAGTAGGAGTATGTTTAGCAACATCCGGTCCAGGGGCAACGAATCTAGTTACCGGTATAGCCACAGCTTACATGGATTCCATACCAATTGTAGCTTTGACCGGCCAGGTACCGCTACCTATGATCGGGAACGATGCCTTCCAGGAAGCTAACATTACGGGTATAACCTTGCCTATAACAAAGCACAATTATCTTCTGCAAGATGCTAATGATATTCCAAGGATCATGAAAGAAGCGTTTCACATCGCTTCCACCGGCAGGCCAGGCCCAGTGCTCATTGATATCCCTAAAGACCTTACTACTGAACTGATAGACTTCTACTATCCTGAAAAAGTAAAACTTCGCAGTTACAATCCAACTTATGAAGGTAACATTCAGCAGATAAAGAAGGCTGCTGAAGAGATCTCTAAATCATACAAACCTGTAATATATGCAGGTGGAGGGGTCATCAGTTCAAATGCCAGTGAATATCTACGTGCACTTGCAGAAAAGGTGCAGGTTCCTGTTACTACTACACTTACTGCAATGGGTGCTTTCCCTGTAGATCATCCATTGTTTATCGGTATGCTAGGTATGCATGGGACCAAATATGCCAATTATGCGATACAAGAGTCAGATCTTGTTATTGCTGTTGGTGCCAGGTTCGATGACAGGGTCACAGGCAAAATAAAATCATTCGCAGCCAATGCTAAGATCATTCATATAGACGTAGATCCGGCAGAGATATCCAAGAATGTGCGTGTAGACATTCCAATAGTAGGTAATGCAAAGAAAGTGCTTGAAGATCTGCTTAAGTATGTTGATAAAGCTCCTACTGATGAATGGCTGAAAAGGATCGCACATTGGAAGAAGTCTTATCCTCTTCATTATATCGATGGCAGTGGTGCTATCAAACCCCAGTATGTCATAGAACAGATCCATGATGCCTGCAAGAATGCCATTATTGTTACGGAGGTCGGCCAGCACCAGATGTGGGCAGCACAATATTTCAAATTCAGTGAACCTAGAACTTTCATATCTTCGGGAGGACTGGGTACAATGGGTTTTGGTTTTCCCGCAGCTCTTGGTGTAAAGATGGGTAAACCTGATAGAGTGGTCTTTGATATATCAGGCGACGGGTCTTTCCAGATGAGTTCACAAGAGTTGGCAACTGCTGTCCAGGAGAATATTCCTGTGATAATCGCTATATTCAATAACGGTTATCTGGGAATGGTCAGGCAATGGCAGGAACTCTTCTTTGATAAAAGGTATTCCTATACCTGTATAAGGGATAGTGTTGATTTTGTTAAGCTTGCAGAAGCCTATGGAGCACTTGGGTTGCGTGTTAAACAGCCTTTTGAGGTCAGGCCGGCCATTGAGCAGGCAATAGCTTCCGGAAGACCAACGCTGATCGATTTCTGGATTGAGTGCGAAGAGAATGTATCACCTATGGTACCTGCAGGAGCGGCTATAAACGAGATTTTGGATCTGGAGAGGAAAAAATGA
- a CDS encoding M42 family metallopeptidase, with protein sequence MEQLIDSLKKLSNAHGISGHEDSIRAIMEAGLKPYVDEVTTDKLGNLIATKKGKGPSIMIATHMDEIGLMVQYIDDKGFLKFVKIGGWFDPTLHSQRVVVHTTKGSIPGVIGCKPPHVMKEEERKRPVKSDEMFIDVGASSREDAENMGITVGTPVSMDREVVALANGKITGKAFDNRAGCAILLEVMKQLSSKKINATVYAVGTVQEEVGLKGARTAAFGLDPDIALAVDTTISGDHPGIDKKDAAVEQGKGGVITVADASGRGLIASPQVVKWLKETADSKSIPYQLEVGDGGTTDATAIHLTRAGIPSSVVSVVTRYIHSPVEVVDTSDLKACVDLLVSSIETIDQYF encoded by the coding sequence ATGGAACAACTGATCGATTCTTTGAAAAAGCTATCCAATGCACATGGTATTTCTGGCCATGAAGACAGTATCCGTGCCATAATGGAGGCAGGACTTAAGCCCTATGTGGATGAGGTGACAACTGACAAGCTGGGCAATCTTATAGCCACTAAAAAAGGGAAAGGGCCATCAATTATGATCGCTACTCACATGGATGAGATCGGTCTGATGGTGCAGTATATTGACGATAAAGGTTTCCTTAAATTCGTGAAAATAGGCGGCTGGTTCGATCCTACACTGCACAGCCAGAGGGTTGTAGTTCACACTACAAAAGGTTCGATACCTGGAGTTATAGGCTGTAAGCCACCTCATGTTATGAAAGAAGAGGAAAGAAAAAGACCTGTGAAATCTGATGAAATGTTCATCGATGTGGGTGCCTCAAGCCGTGAAGATGCTGAAAACATGGGCATCACTGTGGGAACACCGGTTTCCATGGACAGGGAAGTAGTTGCTCTTGCAAATGGCAAGATCACAGGCAAGGCTTTTGATAACCGTGCCGGGTGTGCTATACTCCTGGAAGTAATGAAGCAACTCTCAAGCAAAAAGATCAATGCAACTGTGTATGCCGTGGGAACTGTGCAGGAAGAGGTCGGACTCAAAGGTGCCCGTACAGCAGCCTTCGGTCTGGATCCGGACATAGCCCTTGCAGTTGATACGACCATATCAGGCGATCATCCGGGAATCGATAAAAAGGATGCTGCAGTAGAACAGGGCAAGGGCGGTGTTATCACCGTTGCAGATGCTTCTGGTCGTGGTCTTATTGCTTCACCTCAGGTCGTAAAATGGCTCAAGGAAACCGCTGATTCAAAGTCTATTCCCTACCAGCTTGAAGTTGGAGATGGTGGTACCACTGATGCCACTGCTATACACCTGACAAGAGCAGGTATCCCCTCCAGTGTCGTAAGTGTAGTTACTCGTTATATACACTCTCCTGTCGAGGTAGTGGATACATCTGACCTTAAGGCATGTGTGGATCTGCTGGTAAGTTCCATCGAAACTATTGATCAGTATTTCTGA
- a CDS encoding nitroreductase, which produces MQGTIETILSRRSIRSYTSEPVERTKITQILEAARWAPSGLNNQPWKFIVVQDRNNIEKLSGCTRYSSIVKGASVIVAAFLDTSEMYNHIKDAQAIGAAIQNMLLACCELGLGAVWLGEILNNKEQVNLILKAPESLELMAALAIGYPVGSKTTSSRKELAEIAFEELYDNQWR; this is translated from the coding sequence ATGCAGGGAACCATAGAGACAATTCTATCAAGAAGAAGTATCCGCAGCTATACGTCTGAACCAGTGGAAAGAACAAAGATAACACAGATCCTTGAAGCTGCTCGGTGGGCACCATCAGGTCTTAACAACCAGCCATGGAAGTTTATAGTAGTGCAGGATAGGAACAATATCGAGAAATTATCTGGTTGCACACGTTATTCATCTATTGTAAAAGGTGCAAGTGTCATTGTCGCTGCTTTCCTGGATACTTCTGAGATGTACAATCATATAAAAGACGCTCAAGCTATAGGTGCTGCCATACAGAATATGCTGCTTGCCTGTTGCGAACTTGGACTGGGAGCAGTGTGGCTAGGCGAGATCCTAAATAATAAAGAACAAGTGAATTTGATTTTAAAAGCACCAGAATCTCTTGAACTCATGGCTGCACTTGCCATAGGGTATCCCGTGGGGTCCAAAACAACATCTTCTCGAAAAGAACTTGCAGAAATAGCCTTTGAAGAGCTTTATGACAATCAATGGAGGTAA
- a CDS encoding glycosyltransferase, producing the protein MASEITESLPIEDGDANCSTITADLIHFKKMKGSNTIVDFTTTNGSPSSSTNGKVIAAMPAYNEEKFIGKTVVGCKPYVNEVIVINDGSTDATAMIATACGATVIYHEQNMGYGASIRTCFETAKKMQATAMVILDADGPT; encoded by the coding sequence ATGGCTTCTGAGATCACAGAATCATTGCCTATAGAAGATGGTGATGCTAATTGCAGTACTATTACTGCAGATTTGATACATTTTAAGAAGATGAAAGGATCTAACACAATTGTAGATTTTACAACTACAAATGGTTCTCCGAGTTCTAGCACTAATGGAAAAGTAATAGCTGCAATGCCTGCTTACAATGAAGAAAAATTCATTGGAAAAACTGTTGTTGGATGCAAACCTTATGTCAATGAAGTCATAGTTATCAATGATGGTAGTACTGATGCCACTGCCATGATAGCAACTGCCTGTGGTGCCACCGTCATTTACCATGAACAGAATATGGGATATGGTGCATCTATACGCACTTGCTTTGAAACTGCAAAGAAGATGCAAGCTACAGCAATGGTAATACTGGATGCTGATGGGCCAACATGA
- a CDS encoding glycosyltransferase family 2 protein, giving the protein MHSTENKIIEDIGYFDETFVIGQDCDLNFRIGKKGYKFLYIPEAKVYHHRRGNTKSFSTQMFRYGSWMVKLFKKHKGIVRWYAFIPAFAILITIIWDRTFFKI; this is encoded by the coding sequence ATGCATTCTACAGAAAACAAAATAATTGAAGACATTGGATATTTTGATGAGACTTTCGTAATTGGACAGGATTGTGACCTTAACTTCAGAATTGGAAAAAAGGGTTACAAATTCCTGTATATTCCTGAAGCAAAAGTGTACCATCATCGCAGAGGTAATACCAAATCATTCTCAACTCAAATGTTCAGATATGGTTCATGGATGGTAAAACTTTTTAAGAAACACAAAGGAATTGTCCGATGGTATGCATTTATACCAGCTTTCGCTATACTGATCACAATAATTTGGGATCGCACTTTCTTTAAAATATAG